The region CGAGCTTTTTGCCATCGATGGTTCGTCGATAGCGACGGCGACCATAGGCATAGGCTCCGGCGTAACGTGGATTATGCAGCACGCGCATCGCCGTCGAAGGCGTCAGTGGCCGAAAAACAGTCTGGCTATCGTGCAGGCGGGAGGGAAAGAGAATACCTTCCTGACGAAAGGCCTTGACGGTCTGGGAGGCGGATCCGACGCGAGAGAACGTCTCAAAGAAATGAGCAATCGTCTCTCTAATTTGCATGTCCGGATCGAGAGCCACATTGCCGGAATGGTCATAGACCAGTCCGGTTGGCAGGGGGCAACGGAACTCGCCGCGCCGTGCCTTGTTGAGAATACCGCCGCGCAGCCTTGCCTTGATCACATGCAGTTCGGCCTCACTCATTGTTCCCTTGAGGCCGAGCAGGAGGCGGTCGTTGAAACTTGCCGGGTCATAGACACCGTCCTCGTCGAGGATCAGGGTGTCAGCAAGGGCGCAGATCTCCAGTAGACGCTGCCAGTCGGCATTGTTGCGCGCCAGCCGGGAGACCTCCAGACCCATGACGATCCCGGCATGCCCCATGCCGACATCGCTGACCAGCCGCTGAAATCCCTCGCGCCAGACCGCCGATGCGCCGGATTCACCCTGATCGTTATCGATGACGATAATTTGCTCCTCGCGCCAACCAAGTGCGATAGCGCGCCCGCGAAGCGCATATTGCCGCATGGCGCTCTCGGTATTGTCGATGACTTGCCGCATCGAAGATTGGCGGATGTAGAGGTAGGCGCTGCGTTCACGGTGATGGGACTGGACTTTGAGGTGTACATTCATGTTCATGGTGCTCTCCGTTGGTGGATGCTCATGGCGATGGTCGCCAGGACATGAACGACGGCGCTGAGGTCGTCGCGCGCCGGTCGGGTGGCCAATGACAGGTAAAACGGGTCTTGATCAGGGCTTGCCGCCGCAGGCAGTGCACGGGCCCATCCCCACATGCCGCGGCGCAGAAAAAGCATGAGGCCGCTACGGGCCTTGAGCGGCAGAACTTCGCCGAGAGCTGCACTGCGCAGCATCTCGTACTGGTCCGCGATGGCCGGCAATGAACATGCCGGTCCCGTGGCAACGTCTAGCGGATCGTTTTTTTTAACACCCGCTCGATCGTCCTGGGATGAAGCTCGATATCGAGTTCGTTGCGGACCATCTTGGCGAGCTCGCGTGCATGAACGGGTACGCCCGGAACCAGCCTTGCCTGCAGAAATGCCAGGACTTTGTCGTCGACCTTGTGGGGCCCGCGGGGACCCGGCTTTGCCGGCACCAGTCCAGCAATCCCACTCGTGTCGAAGTTTGCCTTGGCCTGGTAGTAGGTCGGTCTGGAAACACCATACTCGTCGGAAGCGTCCGTTACCGAGACGTTGTCGACGGAGACGCGTCGCAGCATCTCGTATTTGACCTGGACGGCGTCGCGCGGATCGAAGAACTCGCTGCCGCGGAACTTCGGGTCGCGCACCTTCTCGGAATTTGGATTGAAGGTGCCCTCGTCGATGAGGGCATCCATCTTTGATCGCTTGCCGCCGTACTTCGCAGGCATTGCGGGCTCCGGGTATGAGATCGAGCATTAATGTAATGCTAATTATACCGCACTTCTGATTTGTATCAAGGACATTCTCTGAGCAAATTAGGGAAATATGCCATACAGCGAGTCCTCTTGCGGCATAATCTCGTTTACATTAGCGGCATAATTGTCCTTACACTCCGCTCGCCACCGCGCTGCCAACCTGTCACAAAGGTGTTCCACCATGTTGGCCAATTCCATCAAGTTCGAAACCAGCAAGAGCGCCCGCCCGTTGCTCGCGGCAACTTCCGGATCAACGCTCACAAGATTGGTCGACTACATGGCAAAACGGCTGCTGTTTGAAAGCACGCGGCTCTATGTCGACGAGACCACGGCTCCGGTGTTGGATCCGGGGCGAGGCAAGACGAAGACCGGTTATCTCTGGGCCGTGTTGCGTGACGACCGCGGCTGGAACGGTTCTGCGCCGCCGGGCGTGGTGTTCCATTATCGGCCCGGGCGTAAAGGCGAATATGCCGCTGAAATCCTCGACGGGTTCAACGGGACAATCCAGGTGGATGCCTACGGTGGTTACTCTCACCTCGCCACGTCGGACCGGATGGGCGGTGATCCCTTGAAGCTGGCTTTCTGTTGGGCGCACGGGCGCAGAAAGCTGATCAAGGCCGCGCCAAAGAGTGGATCGCCCATCGTCGACGAGGCGCTGGTGCGGATCGCCGCGCTCTACAAGATCGAAGGCAGTATCCGGGGCTCAGATCCCGAACATCGCCGGGCAGTTCGACAGGACCTGTCCCTCCCGCTGGTGGACGAATTCTTCACCTGGCTCGCAGCGCAAGCCAGCGCGTCTCACGCAAGTCCGACCTCGGAAAAGCCCTGGCCTATATGCTGACGCGGCAGGACGGATTCCGGCTGTTTCTGGACGACGGCCACGTCGATATCGACTCCAACCTGGTGGAAAACGCGATCCGCCGACCAGCCATGAATCGCCGCAATGCGCTCTTTGCCGGTAGCGACGTTGGCGCGACATACTGCTCATCTGACGATGTCCTTAAAATAAAAGGGGATTTTGAACCGGATCCTGAGATATCGGACGTCTTGATCGCCTGGCATCTGCTTCGCGGCGAACAGTGTCGTCTTGAAGGTCGGAAAGTTGAATGATCCAAGGCGCTCCAGCACATAGCTGTCGAGCGGGAAGGACGCCGCTGCTTACCATCCGATAAGCCGTAGCTCGACTTACCTTCAGAATGTCGGCGGTCTCGTCGAGGGTTCTCTCGCCGCGTTCAGCCCGTTCGCCTTCCCGATAGACGGGGATGCCGTGGATGTTGCGAAGACTGCAGACGTGGCTTCGTGTCCAGCTGGCGCCATGTCCAGTCCGCTTGCCGGAGCGGTTCAGGATCGCTGCGATTGACAAATCAGGTAACTGCCTTGCCAAGGCGCGCACGAGATCGACAACAATTTCCGTGATTAGTAGCCGAATGATCTTTTTGCGCGTCTCAATGGATACGCTGGGGCTGTCCCATGCCTGCCCCAGGTCCCTGCCGAGCTTCATCAGTCTTGCACGGTCATCTGCCGATAGCGCGGGCATGTCGCGGTCGGTCGAGAGCGTCTCAAGCTCGATCTCCAGGTCACGCAATTGGATCAGTTTCTCATTCCAGCGTCTTTCCAACTCGCCCGCGACCAACCGATTGTCGGGATCGACAGCGTCATACTGGCGCCGCGCTCGAGCAGCCTCATATTGTGCTTGCTTGATTGAGTTCTCGAGTTGCTGACGCTTATCGCTATGACGCTGCGTGTGCGCCTCCATTGCCTGCAACGCCGCCTCGATCCCGAGGGGTTGCAGTCGTTCGAGAACTTCCTGCGCGACGGCCCGATCGACGCGCATGCCACCGAACCCGATGCAGTTTGCAGCCGCCATGTCGCCGAATGTGCCGCGACAAACGTATCGCTGCGTGTTGCCGCCTTTCCCAGAATATTGAATATGCAGTCGACGACCGCAGCGACCGCAACGAAATAGTCCAGGCAACAAAGCTTCGCCACGCCTTATCGAACCCCGCCCTATGTAGCTTTTTCCATTCGCATTCTCGGCGATCAGATGCTGATTCCTTTCAAACTCGGCCCAGCTAATATAGCCTTCATGATGGTCGTGGATCAAAACTTCCCAGTCCTTCGAATTACGCCGCAACGTATCACGGATGACCCGTTTGCGCCCATCCTTGATCATCACCCGTGTCCCACGCCGGCCGTAGGCGTACGAGCCAGCGTAGACGGGGTTTGTCAGTATGTGATGAAGGGTATGATAAACCGGAGCTTTCCACTCGATCGGCGGTTTGCCGCGCCCTTGATTGACAGACGGAACCAAGACATTCTCTTGCCTGAACCAGAGCAACACCTGGCGGACGGTCTGCAGTTCGGCGAATTTACGAAAGACGAGCAGAATGCTCTCCTGAACGCGCCGATCAGGATCTTTCTCGACACGGGCATCATCCGTCTTCACATATCCGACGGCAACAGTCAGATGAAGTTCGCCGCGCCGCGCTTTTTGGCGCATGGCCTCGACGGATCGTTGCCGAAACACGGATAACTCCATCTCGCTCATCGTACCCTTCATGCCAAGAAGGAGACGATCGTTAGGCGAGCGCGGATCGTAAATAGCCTCTTCGTCAACGATCAGAGTGCCGACCAGACCACAAAATTCCAGCAACGTATGCCAATCACGGCCATTGCGCGCCAGACGTGAGGCCTCAAGCGATACGACTGCTCCCACCCGACCTTCACATATCGCCGCCAACAGCTTCTCGAATCCTGGGCGGGCGATGCCACCTCCGGATCGTCCAAGGTCATCGTCGACGATCTCGACGGTCTCCCAACCCAACTGTCGAGCACGCTCGACTAAGCCGTACTGCCGTCGTTGGCTTTCCAGGTTATTGGCAACCTGGTAGGCTGTCGACTGCCGGACGTAGACGAAGGCGCTAAGGCTAAGATGGTCGGCGGTAATCTTACTCATTGCCCGCCTCCTTTCCGCCGTCGGCGAACCGCTTGCCGGCCAGCTTTGCCGCCGCTTCCGTCAACAGTAATTGAAGGAGTGTTAAGGCTTCCCGGCGCTGGGTGTCGCTCAGGTCTACCGGCCGGGCTGTCACGAACAGATCCAATTGCATGCGAAATTGCTTTCTCATGGCTTATCCCTTCGGCTTCTTGAACCGAGCGAAAAGGTACGTGAGAATCAATGAATGCGCGCAGTTCAATAAGCTTGGCTGCCGAAAGGCGCGGCTCGGCTACAATCTCGATCGAACTTGCCGCAGGATCAAACATCCATGCGGGGATTTGAAATGAGCCACCATGGGCTTGTCGAATCAGCAGATAATGAACACCTTCGTGCTCATGGCTGCCGGTTACCAATACGGTTTGGTCAACCAGTGGATGGAAGGGATAAGTGACCGTGGACTCGAATGCCAGAAACCCGGCATTATGAACCCGGCTTCGAGGGAGGGGGCCGCAACTGGGCCCGGTTTGCCAGCCTGATCGGCACTTGTAAAATGAACAGCGTTGAACCCTACGCCTATCTGTGCGATCTCTTCGTCAGCCTCGCAAACGGCCACCTAGCAAAAGACATCGATGCCCTCATGCCCTGGGCCTACGCCGCCCGCATCAAGGCCTCACAATGAGCTCGTCAGGTACTCTTCGGTGAGCTCATTTGACGGGCCGTAGATCAACCTCAGATCACTGCAACTGAAAAATCGATGGGGCGTGGACGCCGCATACGTTTTGAACGTAGCCTTCGCCGCAACGACCGATGGCCGACGCGCCGAAGCCGATCACAGTTGGGCGTGTTTCGGCCGAGTAACCAAGCAAATTGCGCCGCAGACGACCAGTTCTCTCCGCTAATGCAAGCTCATCATCCGGCAGCGCGAAATGGTCGAGCCCGATTTGCAGATAGCCGGCAGCGGCTAACGTTTCGGCCATGACCGAGGCCTGCTCAGCGCGCCCGGCTATATCGGGCAATGCTGCCCGGTCAATCAGGAGCTGATTTTTTCTATAGGATAGATCGTGCGAATAACCGAAGACCGCGAGACGGTCGGGACGCATCTCAATAGCTAACTTCGCGCTCTGGCGACAGGACTGGACTGTTTGATAGGGCAATCCAAACATCAGGTCGAAATTGATGCGCCCTATTCCATGCAGGCGAAGGTTCTGGACGGCAGTCATCACCTGCGCCTCGCTCTGAACCCGGTTGATCGCCTTTTGTACGATGGGATCAAAGCTCTGCACACCAACGCTTGCGCGGTTCACACCGGCTTTCTCCAAGGCTTCGGCCATATCGGTGGTGAAGGTGCGCGGGTCGACCTCGATAGCGATGTTAGCCGCTTTCTCGAACGCGAAGTGGCCGCGCAAAAGTTCCATTAGCGACAGGAAGTCTGCTGGCGGCATGATGGTCGGGGATCCGCCCCCGAAGTGCACGTCGCTCACGCCAAGTGCCTTCGGCGCTTGCTCGGCGACCAAGCGGATCTCCTCACGGAGCATTGCTAGATAGTGGATGATCAAATTATCCAGACGAGTGATGCTCGTTGGAAAACCACAATACCAGCACATCGAGCGGCAAAATGGAATGTGCAGATAGAGCGAAACAGCGTCATCGGTTGGCAGGCTCCGCAGCCATTCCTCATACGTATGGGCGCCGATTGCAGAGGAAAACTCCTGTATCGTTGGATAGATGGTATACCAAGGTAAATGCGCCTCGCTATGTTTTTTCGAGATGAAAGTTGATGATGAGGCGCGCAATGACTTTCGTCTCCAGTCCGGCTTATCATGTCCAGATTTCACGCGTCGTCTTCCTTTCGATCAGATGGGATTCTGCGCTCGAGGGGTGCTTTTTCGCCGCCAGGCATCATGGCTTCCCGTCTTCCAATGCCGGTCGCCCGTTCCCGCCGCCCTTAAATCGCAAACGCAAAGGTCATTCCAGTCGAGTGAACGATCCAGGACTTGCGTATCATCGACGTCGCTGAAATGAGCTGTCCTTAGTTCGAATGCCGAAAGACGTTTGTGCTTAAATTCGGATTGTGACGATGACCCAACGCCTTGAAGCCAAATGCAACGTTGTCCTTTCGACAATGTCCGACATAGGACAAGCGCGCCGCCCAATCATCTCGATGTTTTGAATCCCATTTGTCGCTTGGCATGATGGATGCGTAGCTCCACAATGCACTGCGTCAAGGAGGAGGAGCCGTCCCGCGATCGGCCTCTCCGAGGAGGCGGGCACCGTTGCTGAGAGTGGGCTCTGGTCGAACGCTTTGAATTTGTACTCTGATTGATCGCTGCGCCGGCTAAGGGCGGAGAATCTGTTCGGCCCCTGGCGCCGGTTGACAGAAACGGCCTCAAAAGGTGACGGGCCGCGGCAGCCTCTTCCTCGCCGGCAATTTCGACCAGTGCTTTTGCAAGAACGACGGAGACGACGTGTCGACGAGGCCGCCGGAAGCCGCTTTTTCAAAGATGACGCCGGCATAGACCTTCATGCCATGACCCTTTCGGCGGTTTCAAGCTCACGTTATGGCCCGTCATACGATCCAGCGATTTTCGTTGGGAAGAAAGAACAGTGAGGCAAGTGTTGCTGGCGAAAGTTCTGGCTTGGAGTGATGAGCTGGAGTTCACCGCAAGCGTGTGCTGGCATATCGCCAGCACGCGTGCTCGAGCCATCCCTATGTCTCAGGCATCGATGAGGAGTGATGGGCTGTAATCATCCATTTTCCGTCCATGAATTCATAGGTGTAGGTGTAACGTGCGGGAATTTTGGTGCCATCGGCGAATGAAAAAGTATAAATGCCGCTGTCCGTTGCCATGTTACATCCGATCCTGATCACGCGCAGATCGATCGATCCTTTCGGCCGCTTTTTGAGAAAGTGCTCGAAATAAGCGGCTCGCTGCTCGTGTGTCAGGCGCGGTGTGTTCGACAGCGTCGGCAGCAGGATCGCATTTTCCGCATAATTCGCGGCAACTTTTTCGGAGTCGAGTGTTCTGAGCGACGCATTCCAGCGATCGAACAATTCTGCTACCTGCTGCTCGGTGATCGGAGCGCAGTTTACAGTGCCAGCGACGGCTTGCTGCAAAGATAAAGTGGAAAGTACCGCCGCGGCGGCAAGTGTAAGACGCATGCTTCATCTCCGGTTTTTGATTGCGCGATAGTTCTCGGCAGGGCTTCTCCTGACTGCTTTTGATTGCTTTCAGCGTCACTCTTGTGCCGTCGACGCCCCAGGTTCTCTGCAATCAATGGTCCGCCTGATGCAGCACCGCCATCAATTCGCAAAATCGATTGTTTGAATAGCACACATCCACGGCATCAATTTACACGCTAAACAGCGCATCCCTCGTTAGGAATCGCCGAGCCGGCCAAGCTCCTGCCGCGGCGCATCTCAGCAATCTGAAGTTAGGGGCTGCTCTCGATCAACGAGCTTCTTCATGACAAGTCGCGGCAAATGCAAAAGATAGGATGATTTGCCACGACGCTTTGCCCCTTATCGGATACATGGTTTTGCCTGTCCGGGAGGGTCGCCGCTCGCAGCCCTTCGATTGGACTTTTGCGGTTGGTGATTCCACTCAAGCAACCGAATATTTTTCGTGCCCGGCACTCTGATATGTCGAATTCCTCAAGCGAGTTCTGGAGGCCGCCGCGGGCTTCTTCCCACATGTTCGCGGAGTGCAATTTGGCTTTGCAAAATTGTGACCGCCTGGAGGGAAGAGCAAGCCAATTGAGCTTTTCTTTAAACAACTGACAATTTAGCGACGATGAGCGATCGGGCTCTCGGCGCTTCCGGGTGTTGCTGCGCGATTTTGCTGGAACGCAAGCTGAACCCGACCGGGCAGACACGTCGCAGTCAGGAGGCACGGCGTGCCCGAATCCCTTTTGAAGCACGGTGTCGACATGTCTTCCAGTAGCTCGTTCGAAGCCGCGTTCCAGGCAAGTTCGCCCACTGAAATTAACGATGTGCCAGTTCGGTCCCGTCCTGTCCAGCATCTGACACGCAAGAAGTTGGGCGTTGAAACCATGCGGCACCATCAAAGTGCCGTCAGAAAAAACTGGACGAAGCCAAACTCAACACCCTGGAGACTGTGAAAAATGCAACGGCAGGCAGTAGGCCATAATGTCCAGAATGTGAGGTTGCCTACAATCAAAACTGGTCAATTCAATCCTAAGATATCCGTATTACGCACTCAATAGTCTTTGCGATAATGATTGATCTTGCTTTGAAAGGTCACGACGTCAGATCTGCCCGCAAACATCGGAACACTACTGTTCTTTTCAACCCTCACGATAATTCTGGGGCTAAATCGGTATGCGTTTCAAGGGTCTTGATCTTAATCTTCTCGTCGCATTTGACGCTTTG is a window of Rhizobium tropici CIAT 899 DNA encoding:
- a CDS encoding helix-turn-helix domain-containing protein, which codes for MPAKYGGKRSKMDALIDEGTFNPNSEKVRDPKFRGSEFFDPRDAVQVKYEMLRRVSVDNVSVTDASDEYGVSRPTYYQAKANFDTSGIAGLVPAKPGPRGPHKVDDKVLAFLQARLVPGVPVHARELAKMVRNELDIELHPRTIERVLKKTIR
- a CDS encoding recombinase family protein translates to MSKITADHLSLSAFVYVRQSTAYQVANNLESQRRQYGLVERARQLGWETVEIVDDDLGRSGGGIARPGFEKLLAAICEGRVGAVVSLEASRLARNGRDWHTLLEFCGLVGTLIVDEEAIYDPRSPNDRLLLGMKGTMSEMELSVFRQRSVEAMRQKARRGELHLTVAVGYVKTDDARVEKDPDRRVQESILLVFRKFAELQTVRQVLLWFRQENVLVPSVNQGRGKPPIEWKAPVYHTLHHILTNPVYAGSYAYGRRGTRVMIKDGRKRVIRDTLRRNSKDWEVLIHDHHEGYISWAEFERNQHLIAENANGKSYIGRGSIRRGEALLPGLFRCGRCGRRLHIQYSGKGGNTQRYVCRGTFGDMAAANCIGFGGMRVDRAVAQEVLERLQPLGIEAALQAMEAHTQRHSDKRQQLENSIKQAQYEAARARRQYDAVDPDNRLVAGELERRWNEKLIQLRDLEIELETLSTDRDMPALSADDRARLMKLGRDLGQAWDSPSVSIETRKKIIRLLITEIVVDLVRALARQLPDLSIAAILNRSGKRTGHGASWTRSHVCSLRNIHGIPVYREGERAERGERTLDETADILKVSRATAYRMVSSGVLPARQLCAGAPWIIQLSDLQDDTVRREADARRSRRPISQDPVQNPLLF
- a CDS encoding SgcJ/EcaC family oxidoreductase, coding for MRLTLAAAAVLSTLSLQQAVAGTVNCAPITEQQVAELFDRWNASLRTLDSEKVAANYAENAILLPTLSNTPRLTHEQRAAYFEHFLKKRPKGSIDLRVIRIGCNMATDSGIYTFSFADGTKIPARYTYTYEFMDGKWMITAHHSSSMPET